The genomic interval AGACCGTGCTGGTCGGCGAGGACGTGTTGTTCCCGGTATCGGACGCCTTTGGACGGCACTTCGGTGTCGCCCATGACGGCGCATCGCTTGTACGCCCGGATGGCATCATCGCATGGCGCTCGACGTGCGGTCATGAAGAGCGCGCGGCGTGCCTTCGCGATGCGCTGTCGACTATCGCTGCTTTGCGCGGGCGATAGGCGGGAGGCAGAGATGATGCAGACGGTGCAGACCGGTAACATGGGTAACAGAATGGACCGGACGGATGGGTGACAAGACACAGTCGGCAACCGCTCTGGGGCCTGCTCGGCCGATGACGTCTCACAACTTGACGGCTAGCACTACTTTGGCAGATTTGATTTTCGACGTCGGTTTTGGGATTGAACTACAATCCCCATAGCGCGCCCGCCATCCCGCGGCTTCGCTCAATCCGGCTTCAATGAGGTCGCGATCTCGCGCGCCATCGACAGCACAGCCGCGCGACCTCACAGAAGCCCCCAGATTCCCAAACGACTTCAATCATGATTCAAGACTGCTTTTGGGGAGGCAGTCTTGCGCGTGATGGATCGTTTGGTACTGAGCGATTTGGCTTGGGAGAGGATGGCACCGCTGATCATCGGCCGGCCTGATCAAAAGGGTTCGACGGGTCGAGACAACCGGATGTTCGTCGAGGGCGTCCTGTGGATCGTGCGGACCGGTTCGCCTTGGCGGGATCTTCTCGAGGTCTTCGGCGATTGGAACAGCGTCTTCAGCCGCTGGAGCCGCAAAGGTGTCTGGTGGCGCATCTTCGAGGCGATGTCCGGCGATCCGGACTTCGAGTACCTGATCGTCGACTCGACCATCATTCGCGCCCACCAGCACGCGTCGGGGGCAAAAAAGGGGGGCCTGAAGATAAGGCCATCGGTCGCTCCCGTGGAGGCCTGAGCACCAAGATCCACATGGCCGTGCGGGAGCTCGGATGTCCCGTGCGCTTCACGCTTACAGCTGGCCAGAAAGGCGATGCGCCGCAGGCTGGGCCTTTGATCGAGGGCCTGCCCGCCGAGGTGGTCATGGCCGACACCGCCTATGATGCCGACCACTTCCGCCAGGCGATCGTCGACAAGGGGGCGATCGCCGTCATCCCCAACAACCCGTCCCGAGCCCAGAAGCATCCGCTCGACAAGCATCTCTAAGCCCAGCGACACCTCGTCGAATGCTGCTTCTCAAAGCTCAAGCAGTTCCGGCGCGTCGCCACCCGCTTCGAAAAGACTGCCCGAAACTACCTCGCCGTCGTCACCCTCGCAGCCATCGTGCTTTGGCTCCGGTAAGTGTCCACAGCTCCTAGACCGGCGCCTGCTGAATCGTCACCATGGCGCCCATGTTCACCTTCGCCCCCGCCGCCGAGAGCGACTTCGAGCGGCTGCTCCTGATCCGCCATGCCGCCATGCGCCCCTCGCTCGAACGGGTCGGTCGCTGGCATCCTCTGCGCGCCCGCAACCGGTTCCGCGCCGCGTTCCAGCCGGGCGAGACGCGCCTTATCCTGGTCGGCGACGCGCTCGCCGGCTGCGTCGCCCTCAAGCCGCAGGGGGACGCGCTCGAGCTCGACCAGTTCTACGTGGATCCGCATTTCCAAGGCGCCGGGCTGGGCTCGGCCGTGCTCCGCCGCCTGCTCGAAGAAGCGGACGCCGCCGGCAAACCGGTGGTGCTGACCGTGCTGCGCGAGAGCGATGCCGTCCGCTTCTACGAGCGCCACGGCTTCGCTGAGACCGGTGCGGAGGATTGGGATCTGTTCTATCGGCGGCCGGTTCCCGTCGCACGTTGACCGCGCGCAGTGAAGCTCGCGCCTGCGTCACATAGCCTTCCCGGTCAAACTTGAGCGATGATTCGAAAAATGATATTGTAACATTAACTTAACAAGTCATCAGCAAGATGACGATAGCAGGGAGGCAGGACCATGGCCGTTACCGCCATACATGGTCAACTTTCGGATTCCCAGCACAACGCAGAACTGCGCAAGGCGGTAATCGCTGCCACTGTCGGAACGACGATAGAATGGTACGATTTCTTCATATACGGCACCGCAGCCGGGCTGGTGTTTCCGAAACTCTTCTTTCCTAACGAGGACCCACTGACGGGCACACTGGCTGCGTTCAGCACCTATTTCGTCGGATTCGTCGGACGGCCGATCGGGGCCGCGATCTTCGGGCACTATGGCGACCGGATCGGCCGCAAGGCGACGCTCATTGTCACACTGTTGCTGATGGGTATCGCGACCTTCCTGGTCGCGTTCGTGCCGAGCTATAGCTCGATCGGCATCTGGGGTGCCGTCATCCTGACCGTCCTGCGCATGCTGCAGGGCATCGGCGTCGGCGGCGAATGGGGCGGCTCGGTGCTGATCTCGATGGAATGGGCGCGCGGCCACGGCCGCCGCGGCTTCATCGCCTCGTGGCCGCAATTCGGCGTGCCGTCGGGCCTGTTCCTGTCGAACCTGGTGATCCTCGGCTTCAGCGCCTGGTCAGGACCGGACTTCCTCACTTGGGGCTGGCGCGTGCCCTTCCTGCTCAGCATCGTGCTGATCGGCATCGGGCTGTGGATCCGGCTCGGCATCCTCGAGACCCCCATCTTCCAGCAGCTCGTCGAGGAGAAGCGCATCGAGCGCGCGCCGATCGTCGAGGTGGTGAAAAAGCAACCGCGCGAGATCATCCTGTCCGCGCTGCTGCGCATGGCCGAGCAGGCGCCGTTCTATATCTTCACCGCCTTCATCTTCGCTTATGGCGTCAGCACGCTCAAGATGTCGCGCGAGCTGATCCTGACCGCCGTGCTCGTGGCTTCGTGCGTATCCTTCTTCACCATTCCGCTGGCGGGCTACGCCTCCGACCTGATCGGCCGGCGGCGGATGTACCTGATCGGTGCAGCCGTGACCGGCGTGTTCGGCTTCCTCTATTTCGCCATGGTGGACAGCGGCGCATCGGCCTTGGTGTTCATCGCCATCGTGCTTTCGCTCATCCCGCATGACCTGCAGTACGGGCCTCAGGCCGCGCTCATCGCCGAGGCCTTCACGCCGCGCCTGCGCTACAGCGGCTCGTCGCTGGGATATCAGCTCGCCTCGGTCATCGCCGGCGGCCCAGCCCCGCTCATCGCGACCGCATTGTTCGCCGCCTATCACTCAGGCTACGCCATCGCGATCTATATCGCGGCGTGCTCCATCGTCAGCCTGATCTCGGCCGCCCTGATGCCGGACTACACGGGTAAGGACATCTCGGCGGAATACGACCGCGTCACCTAGCGAGCCCACCTAACGAGAAGGGGCCCTGACGGCCGTCGCCTCGATCTCGACCAGCGCCTGGCGTTCGACCAGGCGCCGGACTTCGACCACAGCCATCGCCGGGAAATGCCGGCCCATGATCCGGCGGTAGGCAGCGCCGATCTCAGCCTGGTGCGCCAGGTAATCCTCGACATCGACCAGATACCAGGTGAGCCGCGTAATGTCGCCCGGCCCCGCCCCGGCCTCGGCGAGTACGGCGAGGATGTTCTCCAGCGCCTGTCCGATCTGGGCCGGCAGGCCGTCGGCGAAGCGCCCGCCCACGTCCCAGCCGATCTGGCCGCCGACGAAGATGGTTTCGCCCGACGCAGCGACGCCGTTCGCATAGCCCTTGGGCTTGGGCCAGCCGGGCGGCTGCAGGAACCGGAGCCCGCTCATGGCGCCACCTCCTGCAGGGTCTGGCCCTGTAGAATCTGCCGGGCGATGATCAGCTTCTGCACCTCGCTTGCCCCCTCGTAGATCCTGAGCGCGCGGATCTCGCGGTACAGTTCCTCGACCTTGACGCCCTGCTTGACCCCCAGGCCGCCGAAGATCTGCACCGCCTCGTCGATGACGCGCTGGGCCGCCTCGGTCGCGTAGAGCTTCGCCATCGCCGCCTCGCGCGTGATCCGCTGCCGCCGGACATCGCGGGTCCAGGCGGCACGGTAGACCAGCAGGGCGGCGGCATCGATCTCGAGCGCCATGTCGGCGAACTTCGCCTGGATCAGCTGCTGCTCGGCCAAGGGCTTGCCGCCGATGATCCGCGTCTTCGCCCGCGCCACCGCCTCGTCGAGCGCGCACCGCGCCATGCCGAGCGCTGCGGCCCCCACCGTCGGGCGGAAGACGTCGAGCGTCGCCATGGCGATCTTGAAGCCCTCGCCCGGCTGGCCCAAGAGCGCCGTATCGGGCACGACACAACCGTCAAAGCGCAGGGTCGCGAGCGGATGAGGGGCGATCACCTCGATCCGCTCGGCGATCTCGAGCCCGGGTGTCCGGGCGTCGACGACGAAGGCCGCGATACCCTTCGTGCCCGGCACACCGTCCACGCGCGCGAACACGACATAATGGTCCGCGATGCCGCCATTCGAGATCCAGGTCTTGAGCCCGTCGAGCCGCCAGCCGCCGGCGACGCGCGTGGCGGCCATGGTCATGGCGGCGACGTCGGAGCCGGCATCGGGCTCCGACAGCGCGAAGGCGGCGATGGCATGGCCGGCGCGCACGGCCGGCAGATAGCGTTCACGCTGCGCTTCGGTGCCGAACAACGTGATCGAGCCCGTGCCGAGCCCCTGCATGGCAAAGGCGAAATCGGCCAAGGCCGAATGGCGCGCCAGGATCTCGCGCACCAGGCACAGGCTGCGCACGTCGAGCGCGTCGGCGCCCTGCGCATTGGTACCGGCCTCAGGCACCGCCTCGGCGAGGAAGCCCGCGGAGCCGAGCGCCGTCACGAGCGCCCGACAGGTCCGGTCGAGATCGCCGTGCGGCAGGTTGTCGACCATGCCGCCCGCCCAGGCCTCGAGCCGCTCGGCGAGGCGGCGGTGCCGGTCCTCGAAGAACGGCCAGGAAAGGAAGCTCTTGTCGGCCATCAATTGCCCTCGAACTTCGGCTGCTGCTTCTGGGCGAATGCTTCGTAGGCCCGGCGGAAGTCGCCCGTCGCCATGCAGAGCGCCTGAGCCTGCGCCTCGGCCTCGATCGCGGTGTCGAGATCCATGGCCCATTCGCGGTGCAGCATGGTCTTGGTCATGCCATGGGCGAAGGTCGGACCGTCGGCGAGCCGCGCCGCCATGGCCTGGACGTCGGCCACAAGGCTCTCGCGTGGCAGCAGTCCGTTGAAGAAGCCCCAGCGCTCGGCCTCGACGCCGCCGAGGTTGCGGCCGGTATAAAGCAGCTCGGCTGCCCGGCCCTGGCCGATGATGCGCGGCAGGAGCGCGCAGGCGCCCATGTCGCAGCCGGCGAGGCCGACGCGGGTGAACAGGAACGCGACCTTGGCCTCGGCCGTGCCGTAGCGCAGGTCGGACGCCATGGCCAGGATGGCACCGGCTCCGGCGCAAACGCCGTCGATCGCGGCATAGATCGGCTGCGGGCACGCACGCATCGCCTTGACCAGGCCGCCGGTCATGCGCGTGAAAGCCAAGAGCTCCGGCATCTTCATTTCGGTCAGCGGGCCGATGATCTCGAACACGTCGCCGCCCGAGGAGAAATTGCCGCCGGCGCCCGTGATAACCACCACCTTGACGTCGTCGGCCGAGGCCAGCGCCCGGAACGTGTCGCGCAGTTCGGCATAAGACTCGAAGGTGAGCGGGTTCTTCCGCTCTGGCCGGTTGAGCGTGATGGTCGCGACCTTGCCGTCGAGCCGACACAGGAAATGTTGGGGCGTGAAATCGCGGAAATTCATCACATCACCTCGCCGCCGGCGACGATCAGGGACTGGCCGGTCATGGCGGCAGCCTCGCGCCGGCACAGGAAAGCGACCGCGTCGGCCACCTCGTCGGGTTGAATCAGGCGTTCCTGCGGATTGTAGCCGGCGAAATGGGCGCGCGCCTCTTCGACGCTGCGCCCAGTCCTGGCCTCGATCACCTCGGCCGCGCGCTGGACCAGGTCGGTGTCCGTGAAGCCCGGGCAGACCGCGTTGACCGTGACTCCGGTCTTCGCAGTCTCCAGCGCCAGCGCGCGCGTCAGCCCAACGAGCCCGTGCTTCGCCGCGCAATAGGCGGATGCATAGGCATAGCCCTTCAAGCCGGCGGTCGAGGCGATATTGACGATGCGGCCCCAGCGACGCGCCAGCATGCCGGGCAGCG from Aliidongia dinghuensis carries:
- a CDS encoding GNAT family N-acetyltransferase yields the protein MAPMFTFAPAAESDFERLLLIRHAAMRPSLERVGRWHPLRARNRFRAAFQPGETRLILVGDALAGCVALKPQGDALELDQFYVDPHFQGAGLGSAVLRRLLEEADAAGKPVVLTVLRESDAVRFYERHGFAETGAEDWDLFYRRPVPVAR
- a CDS encoding MFS transporter — protein: MAVTAIHGQLSDSQHNAELRKAVIAATVGTTIEWYDFFIYGTAAGLVFPKLFFPNEDPLTGTLAAFSTYFVGFVGRPIGAAIFGHYGDRIGRKATLIVTLLLMGIATFLVAFVPSYSSIGIWGAVILTVLRMLQGIGVGGEWGGSVLISMEWARGHGRRGFIASWPQFGVPSGLFLSNLVILGFSAWSGPDFLTWGWRVPFLLSIVLIGIGLWIRLGILETPIFQQLVEEKRIERAPIVEVVKKQPREIILSALLRMAEQAPFYIFTAFIFAYGVSTLKMSRELILTAVLVASCVSFFTIPLAGYASDLIGRRRMYLIGAAVTGVFGFLYFAMVDSGASALVFIAIVLSLIPHDLQYGPQAALIAEAFTPRLRYSGSSLGYQLASVIAGGPAPLIATALFAAYHSGYAIAIYIAACSIVSLISAALMPDYTGKDISAEYDRVT
- a CDS encoding RidA family protein — encoded protein: MSGLRFLQPPGWPKPKGYANGVAASGETIFVGGQIGWDVGGRFADGLPAQIGQALENILAVLAEAGAGPGDITRLTWYLVDVEDYLAHQAEIGAAYRRIMGRHFPAMAVVEVRRLVERQALVEIEATAVRAPSR
- a CDS encoding acyl-CoA dehydrogenase family protein is translated as MADKSFLSWPFFEDRHRRLAERLEAWAGGMVDNLPHGDLDRTCRALVTALGSAGFLAEAVPEAGTNAQGADALDVRSLCLVREILARHSALADFAFAMQGLGTGSITLFGTEAQRERYLPAVRAGHAIAAFALSEPDAGSDVAAMTMAATRVAGGWRLDGLKTWISNGGIADHYVVFARVDGVPGTKGIAAFVVDARTPGLEIAERIEVIAPHPLATLRFDGCVVPDTALLGQPGEGFKIAMATLDVFRPTVGAAALGMARCALDEAVARAKTRIIGGKPLAEQQLIQAKFADMALEIDAAALLVYRAAWTRDVRRQRITREAAMAKLYATEAAQRVIDEAVQIFGGLGVKQGVKVEELYREIRALRIYEGASEVQKLIIARQILQGQTLQEVAP
- a CDS encoding enoyl-CoA hydratase family protein, with amino-acid sequence MNFRDFTPQHFLCRLDGKVATITLNRPERKNPLTFESYAELRDTFRALASADDVKVVVITGAGGNFSSGGDVFEIIGPLTEMKMPELLAFTRMTGGLVKAMRACPQPIYAAIDGVCAGAGAILAMASDLRYGTAEAKVAFLFTRVGLAGCDMGACALLPRIIGQGRAAELLYTGRNLGGVEAERWGFFNGLLPRESLVADVQAMAARLADGPTFAHGMTKTMLHREWAMDLDTAIEAEAQAQALCMATGDFRRAYEAFAQKQQPKFEGN
- a CDS encoding SDR family NAD(P)-dependent oxidoreductase; its protein translation is MSDRPLEGLSAVVTGGAKGIGLAVARRLRDEGADLVLMGRDTAALEAAAETLDCSHAVADVTDTATLEHAFALIGHFDILVNNAGGALTKPFGKLEPGDWNAMLALNLTAAYHTCRLALPGMLARRWGRIVNIASTAGLKGYAYASAYCAAKHGLVGLTRALALETAKTGVTVNAVCPGFTDTDLVQRAAEVIEARTGRSVEEARAHFAGYNPQERLIQPDEVADAVAFLCRREAAAMTGQSLIVAGGEVM